The window TGCAGCTGTTCCCCGACTGGTACCTGCAGCGCCACTTGGGCATCGAGCTCAGTGGCGCGCAGCTGGCCGCCTGGCAGCGCAGCTGTGATCGGCTGATCGCCAGCGCCCTGGCGCAGCCGCAGGTGCTGGTGCACCGCGACTTCATGCCGCGCAACCTGATGCTCAGCGCACCGAATCCCGGGGTGCTGGACTTTCAGGATGCGGTCTATGGGCCGGTGACCTATGACGTCACCTGCCTGTTCAAGGACGCTTTCCTCAGCTGGCCGGAAGCGCAGGTGCGCGCCTGGCTCGAGCGTTACTGGGCGCTGGCCCGCGAGCAGGGGATTCCGGTTCAGGCCGATTTCGCGGAGTTCCTGCGTGCCAGCGACCTGATGGGCGTGCAGCGCCACCTCAAGGTGATCGGCATCTTCGCGCGCATCTGCCATCGCGACGGCAAACCCAAGTACCTCGGCGACGTGCCGCGCTTCTTCCGCTATATCGAAGCGGTATTGGCGCGGCGGCCGGAGCTGGCCGAACTGGGCGAACTGCTCGCCAGCCTGCCGGCGTTTGAGGCCGTGCCGGCATGAGGGCGATGATCCTCGCCGCCGGCAAGGGCGAGCGCATGCGCCCGCTGACCCTGCACACGCCCAAGCCGCTGGTGCCGGTCGGTGGCCAGCCGCTGATCGAGTACCACGTGCGCGCCCTGGCCCGTGCCGGATTTCGTGAGCTGGTGATCAACCACGCCTGGCTCGGCCAGCAGATCGAGGACTACCTCGGCGACGGTGCGCGCTTCGGCGTGCACATCACCTATTCGGCCGAGGGCGAGCCGCTGGAAACCGGCGGCGGCATCTTTCGCGCCTTACCGTTGCTCGGCGAGCAACCGTTCCTGGTGGTCAACGGCGACATCTGGAGCGACTACGATTTCGCCGCCC is drawn from Pseudomonas cavernae and contains these coding sequences:
- the murU gene encoding N-acetylmuramate alpha-1-phosphate uridylyltransferase MurU encodes the protein MRAMILAAGKGERMRPLTLHTPKPLVPVGGQPLIEYHVRALARAGFRELVINHAWLGQQIEDYLGDGARFGVHITYSAEGEPLETGGGIFRALPLLGEQPFLVVNGDIWSDYDFAALRRPLVGQAHLVLVDNPAHHSSGDFRLAGRQVSNAQVGQPSLTYSGIAVLAPALFADCQAGAFKLAPLLRQAMAAGQVSGERFAGRWVDVGTHERLAEVERQLAAEA
- a CDS encoding aminoglycoside phosphotransferase family protein, which codes for MPDEDVRLGQLSAWLDRCLPELFAAEGWGAVPAATLTSASSDASFRRYFRWQAGPRSLIVMDAPPPQEDCRPFVKVAGLLASAGVHVPQILAADLERGFLLLPDLGRQTYLEVIDPDNADTLFADAVQALLAFQQLPLDAGLPHYDDALLRRELQLFPDWYLQRHLGIELSGAQLAAWQRSCDRLIASALAQPQVLVHRDFMPRNLMLSAPNPGVLDFQDAVYGPVTYDVTCLFKDAFLSWPEAQVRAWLERYWALAREQGIPVQADFAEFLRASDLMGVQRHLKVIGIFARICHRDGKPKYLGDVPRFFRYIEAVLARRPELAELGELLASLPAFEAVPA